In Chitinophaga sp. HK235, a single window of DNA contains:
- a CDS encoding DUF4402 domain-containing protein has product MKKTILSMTLIVSVLSAMKTSAQTSAIATANASAQVVTPIAITTGNHLNFGLVAPSAAAGTVVVATDGSRSFTGGASQLPGTGTVSAATFNVTGETGYSYAITLPADVTLTNGGGQTLVVNNFVSAPNGTGLLTAGAQTLEVGATLELVANSTAGSYSSLTPFSVTVNYN; this is encoded by the coding sequence ATGAAAAAAACGATCCTATCAATGACCTTGATCGTATCTGTATTGTCTGCAATGAAAACTTCCGCACAAACATCTGCGATTGCAACAGCTAATGCTTCTGCTCAAGTTGTAACGCCAATCGCTATTACAACAGGAAACCATCTGAACTTCGGTCTGGTGGCTCCTTCTGCCGCTGCCGGTACTGTTGTGGTGGCCACTGATGGTTCCCGTTCCTTTACTGGTGGGGCTTCTCAGTTACCTGGAACTGGTACTGTAAGTGCAGCTACCTTCAACGTAACCGGAGAGACTGGTTATAGCTATGCTATCACATTGCCAGCTGACGTAACACTGACTAACGGTGGTGGTCAGACTTTAGTTGTGAATAATTTCGTTAGTGCTCCTAATGGAACTGGTCTGCTGACTGCTGGTGCACAAACACTGGAGGTAGGTGCTACACTGGAATTGGTTGCTAATTCTACTGCTGGTAGCTACAGTTCCTTAACTCCGTTTAGCGTTACTGTAAATTATAACTAA
- a CDS encoding helix-turn-helix domain-containing protein, giving the protein MEKRERNVQTAAPMLFPIEPEQFWQMLRVLVREEVSQLDRQPVCTPAYDTPGLTYKPLYKIGEVCQLFQVTKPTIYDWIKHGKLKPYKIRSRVYFLWNDIQQLLQPGEQPKE; this is encoded by the coding sequence ATGGAAAAGAGAGAAAGAAATGTGCAGACGGCAGCGCCAATGCTGTTCCCAATTGAGCCGGAACAGTTTTGGCAAATGCTGCGTGTATTGGTGCGTGAAGAAGTCAGCCAACTGGACAGGCAGCCGGTGTGTACCCCGGCATATGACACCCCCGGCCTTACCTATAAGCCCCTCTACAAAATCGGTGAAGTCTGTCAGCTATTTCAGGTTACCAAGCCTACTATTTACGACTGGATAAAACACGGCAAACTAAAGCCGTACAAAATCCGGTCGAGGGTCTATTTCCTTTGGAATGACATACAGCAATTGTTACAGCCCGGAGAACAGCCGAAAGAATGA
- a CDS encoding carboxypeptidase-like regulatory domain-containing protein, whose translation MNKQDFFLIEKTGRIMYREKRTDLTSQELISTASGLYLKACCWGKIFGLNCEFKHRDLCVELTTELDLPVIKEMKQQRLREMINRLKGNVKVDSVIGRNSTGCNIAAADWSIAATQQQQGANNLSLNLALGGMVAGGETNLLLNYTNNRQLDLRNQQFIWRYVQNDNPVVRQVSAGRVYTPTVASVLFPIAGVQVSNTPTFNRTAFGTYRLTDITEPGWKVELYINHELIDYQQADASGFYSFNVPIIYGNTSILLRFYGPWGEEYSRQKDITVPFNFLPAKDFEYSVTAGIELDTFYSRFATARLHYGLTQRLTVGGGIEYLSSLSSGNNIPFVQASYRLPGNMVLSSEYAYQVRSKTSLFWRSKSDMEIELTYLRYQKDQQAVLYNYLEERKISFSLPVRREDFSLLSKLTVDQIKMPVLQQAGEKGLSLPPMEFTTAEWVCAGSIGSINTNLTTFCNFRKGYKTIAYSNLSQTYRVFDRMLFTPRLQYAYDRNQITNAKIELERPIASHGFVRFTLERDFYSQQFTTGIMLRYDFSFAKTGFSANISGHGSSISQSAGGSFLFDRATNYLDANNLGSVGRAQFIIQAFLDLDGNGKKDPGEPKVEGVIPQLNGGVVQYYKEDTLCRVFSLEPYRKYIVTVNPDGLSSISWRVKNPSISVLALPNQFKLVEIPIEVYGEVSGAVKNEKLQGLGRIKVNVYDAASKLVTSILTEGDGYFSYLGLTPGSYTISVDAEQMKRLNLKATPAFTAIKVKRSMEGDVVDGLSFTLTSQDMEAPPDKSVGIHEISEYTPKNSDAHHTKCSLFNF comes from the coding sequence ATGAATAAACAGGATTTCTTTTTGATAGAAAAAACAGGCCGCATTATGTATAGGGAGAAAAGAACAGACCTTACATCCCAGGAACTGATTAGTACCGCTTCCGGATTATATCTGAAAGCATGTTGCTGGGGGAAAATATTTGGTCTGAATTGTGAATTCAAACATCGGGACCTGTGCGTTGAGCTAACCACTGAACTTGATCTGCCGGTTATAAAAGAAATGAAGCAACAACGTTTGCGTGAAATGATCAATCGCCTGAAAGGAAATGTAAAAGTAGATAGCGTTATTGGCAGAAATTCTACAGGATGTAATATCGCTGCGGCCGACTGGTCAATAGCTGCCACACAGCAACAGCAAGGTGCTAACAACCTGTCTCTAAACCTCGCCTTGGGTGGAATGGTAGCCGGTGGTGAAACCAACCTGCTCCTGAACTATACCAATAACCGACAACTGGATCTTCGTAATCAGCAATTTATCTGGCGTTACGTTCAGAATGATAACCCGGTAGTACGGCAGGTTTCAGCCGGAAGGGTCTATACGCCAACTGTCGCTTCTGTCCTGTTTCCAATAGCAGGTGTACAGGTGTCTAATACACCCACATTTAACAGGACTGCTTTCGGTACCTATCGCCTGACTGATATTACTGAACCCGGATGGAAAGTAGAGCTTTATATTAATCATGAATTGATCGACTACCAACAGGCAGACGCTTCGGGTTTCTATAGCTTTAATGTTCCCATTATTTACGGCAATACTTCCATTTTGTTACGGTTTTATGGCCCATGGGGAGAAGAGTACTCCCGGCAGAAAGACATTACAGTACCTTTTAACTTTCTTCCGGCGAAGGACTTTGAATATTCGGTAACTGCAGGTATAGAACTGGATACGTTTTATAGCCGTTTTGCGACAGCAAGATTGCACTATGGCCTCACTCAAAGATTGACAGTAGGGGGTGGGATAGAATACCTTTCTTCCCTTTCTTCCGGAAATAATATCCCTTTTGTACAAGCCTCCTACAGGCTGCCGGGAAATATGGTGCTAAGTAGTGAGTATGCCTATCAGGTGAGATCGAAGACTTCCCTTTTCTGGAGATCCAAATCAGACATGGAGATAGAGCTGACGTATCTTCGTTATCAGAAGGATCAGCAGGCAGTACTATATAACTATCTGGAAGAACGTAAGATCTCTTTTTCATTGCCGGTTAGGAGAGAAGATTTTTCGCTGCTCTCCAAACTTACAGTGGATCAGATTAAGATGCCGGTATTGCAACAAGCTGGTGAAAAAGGGCTCAGTTTACCACCGATGGAATTTACCACTGCAGAATGGGTATGCGCTGGCTCCATTGGAAGTATAAATACTAACCTGACCACCTTTTGCAATTTCAGAAAAGGCTATAAAACAATAGCCTATTCTAACTTGTCGCAAACGTATCGGGTGTTTGACAGGATGCTTTTTACACCACGACTGCAATATGCCTATGATAGAAATCAGATTACCAATGCAAAGATCGAACTGGAGAGACCGATAGCGAGCCATGGATTTGTCCGTTTTACATTGGAACGGGATTTTTATAGTCAACAGTTTACCACAGGGATTATGCTGCGCTATGATTTTTCTTTTGCTAAAACAGGCTTCAGTGCTAATATTTCTGGTCATGGGTCTTCTATATCCCAATCGGCAGGTGGTAGCTTTTTATTTGATAGAGCCACTAATTACCTGGACGCGAATAATCTGGGAAGTGTAGGGAGAGCGCAATTCATCATACAAGCTTTTCTGGACCTCGATGGAAATGGTAAAAAAGATCCCGGAGAGCCTAAAGTAGAAGGAGTGATACCGCAGCTGAACGGGGGCGTAGTACAGTATTACAAAGAGGATACTTTGTGTCGGGTATTTAGCCTGGAGCCCTATAGAAAGTATATCGTAACTGTTAATCCGGATGGACTCAGCTCCATTTCCTGGCGGGTTAAAAATCCTTCAATCAGCGTACTGGCACTTCCTAATCAATTTAAGTTGGTCGAAATACCGATTGAGGTATATGGGGAGGTATCGGGTGCTGTAAAGAATGAAAAATTACAAGGCCTGGGCCGGATTAAAGTAAATGTCTATGATGCCGCATCTAAACTAGTGACATCAATACTCACAGAAGGGGATGGCTACTTCAGTTATTTGGGATTAACGCCAGGTTCTTATACTATCAGTGTGGATGCGGAGCAGATGAAGCGTCTGAACCTGAAGGCGACGCCGGCTTTTACGGCAATTAAAGTTAAACGAAGTATGGAAGGGGATGTGGTAGACGGACTGTCATTCACGCTCACTTCCCAGGATATGGAAGCTCCGCCGGATAAATCAGTGGGAATCCATGAAATCTCAGAATATACCCCAAAGAACTCAGACGCACACCATACTAAATGTTCTCTTTTCAATTTTTAA
- a CDS encoding DUF4402 domain-containing protein, with translation MNNYRLFMIVNLNRKQNVVLVAMVLILILFAIPVNGQIPPTIIQTLSFGTFCTGQAGGTISVSPAGTCTVTGDVIPIGKGTVCSPIIIELEAPVGSRMTILETKSLLKGNNGNTMVLRINGTDPATPFVTRQNRTSISIGGTLTVPGSGQVPAGKYTGQLFITFLVGE, from the coding sequence ATGAATAACTACAGATTATTCATGATAGTCAATCTGAACAGAAAACAGAACGTTGTGTTAGTTGCAATGGTCCTTATATTGATCTTATTCGCTATACCGGTAAATGGACAAATTCCCCCAACAATCATTCAGACATTGAGTTTTGGTACTTTCTGCACAGGCCAGGCAGGTGGTACTATTTCCGTTTCACCGGCAGGTACTTGTACTGTTACCGGCGATGTAATCCCAATTGGTAAAGGTACGGTCTGTTCCCCCATCATTATAGAATTGGAGGCGCCCGTTGGTAGCAGAATGACAATTTTGGAAACTAAAAGTCTATTGAAAGGAAACAACGGCAATACAATGGTATTGCGCATTAATGGAACAGACCCGGCTACTCCCTTTGTAACCCGTCAAAACAGGACCAGCATCAGTATTGGCGGAACCTTGACAGTACCAGGCTCAGGACAAGTACCGGCGGGAAAATATACAGGTCAGTTATTCATTACTTTTTTAGTAGGGGAATAA
- a CDS encoding EthD family reductase — MKSILILSFLFLATCIITFGQKKQSGKSQKHDMTVTEKGLIKISIMYPYAEGKTFNMEYYETKHMPMVAGFLGSNLVKYTIEKGFLSGAPNQPLLFMAIGTFYVKNLREYQAAIAPNIDAIRADFVNYTNAIPAIFVSEVVK, encoded by the coding sequence ATGAAGTCCATTCTAATTTTATCGTTTTTGTTTTTAGCCACTTGTATTATTACATTTGGTCAGAAAAAGCAATCTGGAAAATCCCAAAAACACGACATGACTGTTACTGAAAAAGGCTTAATTAAGATATCTATCATGTACCCTTATGCCGAGGGTAAAACTTTCAATATGGAGTATTATGAAACTAAGCACATGCCCATGGTTGCAGGCTTTTTAGGGTCAAATTTAGTTAAATATACTATTGAAAAAGGGTTTTTGAGTGGTGCTCCTAACCAACCTTTACTTTTTATGGCTATTGGCACATTTTATGTAAAAAACTTACGTGAATATCAAGCGGCCATCGCTCCAAATATAGATGCGATTCGTGCGGATTTTGTAAACTACACCAATGCCATTCCTGCCATTTTTGTGAGTGAAGTCGTAAAATAA